The genomic segment CTTCAAACTCAGCTCCAGTGACAATCGAGAGATCATCATCTGACTCAACAGGGGCTGTGCAGATATGCGAGAAACTCTTCCATTTCAACTTCTCATAATATCTTTGGTCAGAGGAGCGATCTGAGATGTTGCCATTTCGTTCATCTGCAAGTTGGAAGGTCTTTGGCAGTGAAGAAAGGTGCTGCAAGTGGATTGCTAAGCAGTTGCTTCTTTTCCCTTCCAAGTACAGTCGAAGACCAGTAACCGGCTTCTTCCCCACATTGACCTGTCATGTATTTTACCAAAAAGATTAGTACGATAGAATTGTGCTGAGTATCATCCACTTTCACTTTTTATAGATATTTACTGCAACTAGGAGAACAGACGAGATGCGGCAGTCAATGGAACCACCACTTTCAGACCAAATCAATCACATACGATGGTTGATATGACTACATAGGAAATGTAGCTTGGTTTGACTTGTATCTAATCTAGAATaattctgataaaaaaaattaggataccTACTTTTCCTTTGTAAAGTGTGTTTTTTCTATTCTTGATCTTCAATGGAAAACTGAGACAAGATTTATGATAGCTTTGAGAGGCAATTACTTTCCAAGGGGCATTATGATCTCATATATGATGACTGACAATGGAATGAGCTTCGTTACTTGAATGGAAAAGAAGGACAATATTGAAAATAACGTTCAAGGCCCTAACGaatgaaaggaaacaaaaatccCACAAAGCAAAACATGAAAATCTCACACCATGGTAAGAGCATTACTGGTGATGTATTAACGTAAAGCTTAGGACCCATTAGGCTGAACTGCAAAGATGCATTACTTTGTTGCTTCCTGTCAGGACCAAGGGCAAGCTCACCAAATACCGGTGCCCATTGCCTTGGAAGCTGAAACTCCAAAAACTGGTGTAATTCTTCAATTGGTGGCTTATCTTCACTCGGAAACAGGTCAAACCAAACAACAGTTAAGAGCTGAGCAAAccggaaaaaataaaaagcgaTAAATCATTCAGTGAATGAGCGGAAAtccattaacttttttttttaaatagctatCATATTTTGATAGAACACCACATGAAACTCATTGTTATTTGTTGATCACTTAAATAAACAGTAGTTCCTGTTCAGCTTTGGAAAGCATTTTCTTCGGCAAGCATCCCATAGAAACGCAATGAATGTGCACTATCACAATCTCAATTCCACAACATGCACTACATCAACATGCAAACTGAGAAGAAATTCCATGCTTACATCGGATATAGAGATTAATGGCATGGGTCAAAAATCCACTCCCGTTGATTCCACTCAGTAATGATGTGATTGGCACAAATGACATTGAGATGATATCAGGTTCAGACTGAACAGTTTGACACCACTCATTGTGTGGTAGGTTTTTAACCATTCCACCTTTACGCTTACTTATGAATTTAATATCCtgcaaaataaatacaaatttgaaCAGAAGTCAGAACTggaaagaggaaaaagaaaaaaagcagagTCGATCAAACTGAAATACGAACCACAGCATAATCTATGGGggttaaaatcaaatttaattatgtcatttgTGGAATGGTAGGCAGCTAGGAAGCTATTACACATTTCCAAAAGGTGTACCTCAGTGTAGGAAGAAGAGCTGGATGGAAATTGGTCCATGAATGCCAGCCCCTGATGCTTGACAAGCTGGtaaaaaaaaggaccaaattAAGCTACCTGTAAAATTTATTGCCGAAAAGTTGTCTTTTGAGTTCACTTGGATTTCATTCATGTCAATTTAAGAGGGAAGGCGTGGATGGACTTTTCTTCATACCTTTTCTCTATCATAAAATTTATCAGAGTTCATGGTACTCCTTCCACCATCAATAAACATTTTGTCAGCCatgtcctttaattttttctgcACATCAACAGGTTGGAGAGGTGATGAATGCTGCTGCTTCATATATATCATGTCCTTTCCCCCCATTTTGATGCCGACAATAGCGTGTGTACCATACTTCTCAATAAACCTGTAAAGAAACAGAGAAGTATGCTCAAAGTTGTCAAGGATACACCAATTATCTGTAATATACAGCGTTAAACGGTCAGAGAAAGTGCATGTCTTTTGAGTTCAGTTGTACAAGGCATATAACCAATTATCAATATAATACGTGTCATAAACAAGCTAAACTTCTACTAATGCAATATACCCAGTTAGTCTATAAAGTAAATGCACATGACAAAGTACAGACACTCCAACAAGgcaaaaaaatatcatagttGAATAGCAGAATCAAACTTTTTGGTAATTTACCCCATTGCAGATCCATTATTGATATAGGAAAAGGCAAGGTGATTGATTCTGCAAGCGAGAGATAAGAACACTAACTTTTGTTCAATGAGTGCCTATACCAGCTACATATATGTTAGGCACTTCAGCCATATGTGGTCACAACCATGCAACATTTTATCTTTCTCGAGTTACAGTTACAGAAACTACGCAGCCCAGGTTTTTCTTCAGAAGTACGAAGTCATCTTATTTATAACAAACTCCCAGTGCCTTGTAGATAGGAAACTATTGGGTCTTCTAAACACCTTAGTGTCCATTCCCTCCCTTTATATCAGCAAAGCCATGTAAATAACTCCACACAACAAAACAGGAACTGTACTACTACTACTAAGAGGTCACGAGCATAATAGACCTTGAATAATTGGCCCACATTCACTTCGGCTAACTAACTAGTCTACAAAACAAGCTATATAAAATCTAgaaatctttcaaaaacttCTCCTGTTTGCAAAGTGAAATTGATGATAAAATCCTGTGGTGCTAATGAAATACATAAACAATAGGATTTCTAAAATCCACCATTATTTTCCATCTCATATGTTCAATACTTTTATATAAAGTTTTATTCATTGTTTGCAGGTAGAAATGTATTTCGGGCATTACCCCACTAATTAAGTTGACATCAGGCTATCGCCTCCAAGGATGGTTGTTTGGTCATGAACTTTACATCCGAACTTACAAAAACTTCACACGGTGTTGTAGCTAAAAAATTTAAGACCAGGATCACACAATATGTTCTTGTTATGCTAACTTCAACCAGTAACTGTAAAATTTCCTGGGCTTACCGTGCCACGATTGCTATAATCAATATTGGTGTAATTATATTTTCAGAATCATTACTAGCTTAGAAATGGTGtgcaaatgcaaaaaaaaaaaagaaaagaaaaaaagaaaaaagcatgcTCTTCTGATCACGTAGCACAACCTGCGATTTGAAGTTATAAATGGACAACCTCATCCTCAGCTCTTTAAACACATGTTCTAGAAGCTGCAGAATCTCACCTTGCCAATGCAGCAGGTTCCCAAGATGACGGTACAGCTTCTTTAACATGATCACATAGCACAATCTGCGATTTCTCTAGTGCAATGCTGTAAAGTGTGATGTTTACACCATCAAAAGCAAGGGCTTTAGTATTGGCAGCATCTTTCTGCCAAACTCCTGAAAATTCAAACGCAGCATTGAAATGGCCCGAAGGAATTTTTCCAGAAAGAGATAGTTCCTGGTTAAACTGCTCTGACATCTACAAGCAAAGGGAAAACACTGTGAACCGATGAATCCAGTCACTTGTATCTTTAACCAAACaccattttaaattaaaacaaattaaactttcTCTTGAATGCAGAGCAATTTTCATATGTACTTCCCAGTTGATCCCATACAATTTTCAACCAACTGCACCCTCAGGCCAGTTTAGACACCTCATTGCAGAAATTTCCCTTTTTGTTTCGACACTGATATTCAAATCCCTCAAATTTGACCATCAAGTCAATCAGAAGCTATCActaaattataagaagaaacgaagaaagaaaaagttctTAAGATGCCTTAATGAAGCAAAGAACAATCAatcctaacattttttttcttaaagaaaattatCTGATGttacaaaatcaacaaaaaaaattcaattgggCTCATCACTCAAGAGAGACAGCTAAAATTTTAGCCAAATTgttaactttgtttttctttaaagcaCACACAAAGACAGGTACTTGGACTACAAACTCAATATACATAAACACAACAAGACAGAAACTTGGACATAAGATTTCAAAATAGAGCACAAGTGGACAGCAACATAAGCAAAAAGAACGAAGGAAAGGTGAGTTCTTTTTACCtgttgaaaagaaagaatatcAGAGCTAAACCTCAAACGCTCGCCTTTATCACATTTGATAGATTTAGGAACATTAGGAAGAGAAAACCCGCCAGGAATCACCATATTACGCACGTgcttatcatcatcattaatcaCTATCAATCTTGGTGAGTTTTTCTTGCAATACTTAAGCCTTAAATCAAAACCCAGATCATATCCCAACCCAATTGCTTCTATAGCTTCTTCTGCAGCTTTCTTTGCACTACTCATTCTTCCAAGTTACAATCTTTCCCTCAAGGCTTTAGAttactttctttgtttttttggttcaaGTCCCATAAAAGATTAAGTCTTTTTGGGGCTTTCTTGTCGTTAACATTGCATTTGTTGTTATTCAACAAAAGTTGTCGTGGTTGAATGAATGCTAAAGAGAATATAATGGTCAAGGTTTGATTTTTTGTGcgtttgataattttgtttataattcttttatttggaGCTTCAAGGTTAGGTGTGAAAGTGGCTGGAGATCAAGTCAGAGGTTTTGCGCAGCCTCAGCTACTGCTttggttctttctttcttcaggAAAAGCTGAAACCCACATCATATGCtgctattttagtttttgatggATAAATGTATCCGACATGTTGAGCAAAATTTCAAGTTCGAGTAAAATATAAGAGAAGAAGTTGACAGTATTataatacattataaaaaaaatgagaaataaaaagtatattatCTTTAAAATGGATTTACAAATCGTAAAAGGattatgaatattaattaaataataaaataagaaattgatcatctttgtaaaaaaataaaaataaatatacatggaaatattttatcatgattatctttatatttcatatgctttttttaatttatcttgaagattaatattaaatgataagtacatatgattttctttttttataaatgcatcattaaaataaaacctggttatctaaaatttaatagaagataaatttaaaaataaattataataatttatttaaaatatcatgaagttATACCATCcaaaagattaattattaacctaaaaaagttaaaatgagagggatattaattaaaaataaaattaattaagattaaaaaaataatcaagcttGCATATTTTTagtctaaaaagaaaaagtccAAGCACACTtgagctaaattttttttttcaaaatacaaacaTCATCCACCTAGAATAGACAACATGTCTTTAACTTGaagataattgaaaatttaaaactcaacttgttgagaccttaaaatttttaattttaatttgtttttacttaaaaacatctcaaaaatattttgaaaacttaataaactcattttcaatctaaaaaactttctaataattttaaaagtcctaaatcaaaccaaataaaacaaTTCAAGGGTTCAATCTATCTTTTCTTTAACATGTTTGAATGACAAAACTATCTCATTTGAACTCTTTTCTTTAAGGTGAACTTATTcacatcaaaattgaattttcatgtgGTTAAAAATGGTTAGCCaatcctttctctctcttttttttttattttctagtaattttctctctcttctctccatatttaaagactaaaatgtaataaaaataaattttaggattgaaaggtaaaaacataaaataacaggGATTAAATAATGCATAAATTAAAACTTCTtggatcaaattgaattttttatgtcatttgatcaacaaaaatgaaaaaaactttgttttatgagttaattttgatcatttctcgtaatatttatctttaatctAACGTCAGTATTGCTTGAGGCATTAAATATACAAAAGCATGCAAAAACTCATCTGATTTATTATATTGTGTAATGTTAACTTTCTTGttcctttccatttttttaaggGCAGTAACATTAATATGGTACAAATTTGGTCTACCTACTATACACTGAATTTTAATCTGgtctttttcttataataattttaatttggtctttaatatTGAAGATATTttactactttttttaaataaaaaaaaagagttgggaTATCCTTGGATAGTTTTCGTacctgtttgggaacgcggtgcaaacgaCGTTCCactaaattttgaaatttttgtttttatttaaatttatttttttaatttttttagatcgttttgatgtgttgatatcaaaaataatttttttttaaaaaaaatattattttaatatatttttaaataaaaaatactttgaaaagcaaccgccaCCACGCTTTCAAACACGTATTTTATGTGCGAGGAATATTCTCAATTAGGTTTTACACACGATATTCATTTCTAGATTGTTATTATATATGAGActaatttctttcttcaaaGTCATActtaaaatgatgattttgagaataaatttatttgtttatttttgtttcaatcgAAAGTCCATTTAACCGTCTGACTAGGAATAAATAATACGTCATTTTCAAGATGAAAacaaactttaataattattaattattaataaataaaaataatcaaatcataaTTGGTTAAGGGATTATTATATCCCTACAAAGATGAGAACACAAATTCGATTCTCAGAAAGCATACTTACTTGGAGAGACAACCATGAACCCTGAACGAGACTAGTCTCACTCTTTAAAAAGGTGTGAGGATACcgggtaagaaaaaaaaaaatcaatattttactaTTCAAGAAACATAATGTACATACTCATAATTTAATGCTCGGTCGGTCTATGTTATTCTCGATTTCTTATGCTTTGATCCTTGAAGTTGCATAGTTTACAACTCGgtcaatgtttttctttaatttgtttattaaacaaGCCAAGACTTTCAAGAGTATTCTACTACTTAGTTTATAGTATTCtggtcaatttaattttatagtgcCTTCAAAATTGTGAAAAAGGTGATTAGTGGTAgttgtttaataaaatagaagGAGTTAAGGAAGAAAAGATATAATTGTTGTTCTTGTTCATATGAGACACCTTCCCACTTTGTCTGCACTAGGACAATTGCTTCGGCTTTTCCAAGAGATACACAAGCACAAGTgcaag from the Populus nigra chromosome 1, ddPopNigr1.1, whole genome shotgun sequence genome contains:
- the LOC133671475 gene encoding MACPF domain-containing protein At4g24290-like, with translation MSSAKKAAEEAIEAIGLGYDLGFDLRLKYCKKNSPRLIVINDDDKHVRNMVIPGGFSLPNVPKSIKCDKGERLRFSSDILSFQQMSEQFNQELSLSGKIPSGHFNAAFEFSGVWQKDAANTKALAFDGVNITLYSIALEKSQIVLCDHVKEAVPSSWEPAALARFIEKYGTHAIVGIKMGGKDMIYMKQQHSSPLQPVDVQKKLKDMADKMFIDGGRSTMNSDKFYDREKLVKHQGLAFMDQFPSSSSSYTEDIKFISKRKGGMVKNLPHNEWCQTVQSEPDIISMSFVPITSLLSGINGSGFLTHAINLYIRYKPPIEELHQFLEFQLPRQWAPVFGELALGPDRKQQSNASLQFSLMGPKLYVNTSPVNVGKKPVTGLRLYLEGKRSNCLAIHLQHLSSLPKTFQLADERNGNISDRSSDQRYYEKLKWKSFSHICTAPVESDDDLSIVTGAEFEVGESGLKKVLFLRLQFSKVIGATSFTTSEWDGSPALNQTSGIISTLISTRFSSAQKQPPPQPVVNINSAVYAGGPPVAAQTPKLLKLVDTTEMTRGPQDSPGYWVVSGAKLNVDNGKISLRVKYSLLPSVSPDDDVSIEM